One part of the Acetoanaerobium sticklandii genome encodes these proteins:
- a CDS encoding HD domain-containing protein, whose product MEARKLLDILLVAERLKDTTRHCYTAKGRHESVAEHSWMMTLMAFFMRDEFPDVDMDKVMRMCVIHDLGECFTGDIPTFEKNEAHEQKEEDLLYGWVDSLPEKYAIEMRELYEEMSERKTAEAKIYKAIDGLEAVIQHNISDISTWIPKEYDLNLTYAQDKVEFSEYLKELRQLVREDTLKKIDEAK is encoded by the coding sequence TTGGAAGCGAGAAAATTATTAGATATACTATTGGTGGCTGAAAGATTAAAGGATACGACTCGTCATTGCTATACTGCAAAAGGAAGACATGAGAGTGTTGCTGAGCATAGCTGGATGATGACTTTGATGGCTTTTTTTATGAGAGATGAGTTTCCTGATGTAGATATGGATAAGGTTATGAGGATGTGCGTCATCCATGATTTAGGAGAGTGCTTTACTGGAGATATTCCTACTTTTGAAAAGAATGAAGCCCATGAGCAGAAGGAAGAAGATTTGCTATACGGATGGGTAGATTCTTTGCCAGAAAAATACGCAATAGAAATGAGAGAGCTTTATGAGGAAATGTCAGAGAGAAAAACTGCTGAAGCCAAAATTTATAAAGCTATAGATGGCTTAGAGGCAGTAATTCAGCATAACATCTCTGACATATCCACATGGATTCCTAAGGAATATGACTTAAACCTGACTTATGCGCAGGACAAGGTTGAGTTTTCTGAGTACTTAAAAGAGCTAAGACAGCTTGTCCGTGAAGATACTTTAAAGAAAATAGATGAAGCGAAATAA
- the glmS gene encoding glutamine--fructose-6-phosphate transaminase (isomerizing), which yields MCGIVGYVGKKNAQDVILQGLEKLEYRGYDSAGIAIVEDGVIKSEKFKGRLAVLSDFLEANPIKGSLGIGHTRWATHGAPSDENSHPHLNADNTIAVVHNGIIENYVSLKEDLIAKGYKFKSQTDTEVIVHLLDSLYEGNLLEAVNKLTSIIRGAYAIGVVCSKSPNEMVAVRNESPLIVGLGQDENFIASDIPALLKYTRDVCILENGETVHLTPEKVTIYSPDKKEVKRDKFTVDWDVESASKGGYDHFMLKEIHEQPTAIKDTLLRRLDENGKIKLDDIKLTKEDLEKISKVYIVACGTAYNAGLVGRYAIEKFAQIPVEPDIASEFRYREPFIDQNTLLIVISQSGETLDTLAAIREAKRKGARILSVTNVVGSSVARESDDVFYTWAGPEIAVASTKAYTTQMTALYMIALDLALTKGTITEEFYFDMIEKMKELPAKVEKILENYEDIKQVAKEIKDKHSAFYLGRGLDYQTAMEGALKLKEISYIHTEAFAAGELKHGTIALIEEGTPVIAIASQERLYEKMLSNIQEVKARGAYVIAIANENRKEIEAQADRVIYVPEVDDILAPVLTAVPTQLIAYYTSLIKGNDVDKPRNLAKSVTVE from the coding sequence ATGTGTGGAATTGTTGGATATGTAGGTAAGAAAAATGCGCAGGATGTAATCCTGCAAGGCTTAGAAAAGCTAGAATACAGAGGTTATGACTCAGCAGGAATTGCAATAGTGGAAGATGGAGTTATAAAATCAGAAAAATTTAAAGGTAGACTAGCTGTGCTAAGTGATTTCCTAGAAGCAAACCCTATCAAGGGAAGCTTAGGAATAGGGCATACTAGATGGGCGACTCATGGAGCGCCATCGGATGAAAACTCTCATCCTCATCTAAATGCAGACAACACTATAGCAGTGGTTCATAACGGAATAATTGAAAACTATGTGAGCTTAAAAGAAGACTTAATAGCTAAAGGCTATAAGTTCAAATCACAAACAGATACTGAGGTAATAGTTCATCTTTTAGATAGCCTATATGAAGGAAATCTTCTAGAGGCTGTAAATAAGCTTACTTCTATAATAAGAGGAGCCTATGCAATAGGCGTAGTTTGCTCAAAAAGTCCAAATGAAATGGTAGCTGTTCGTAATGAAAGCCCACTAATAGTAGGACTAGGACAAGATGAAAACTTCATTGCTTCAGATATACCAGCTCTATTAAAATATACAAGAGATGTATGCATCCTAGAAAATGGAGAAACAGTACACTTAACACCAGAAAAAGTTACTATCTATTCTCCTGATAAAAAGGAAGTTAAAAGAGATAAATTTACTGTAGATTGGGACGTTGAATCAGCTTCAAAGGGTGGATATGACCACTTTATGCTTAAAGAAATTCACGAACAGCCTACAGCAATAAAAGATACACTTCTTAGAAGACTTGATGAAAACGGAAAAATAAAGCTAGATGATATCAAACTTACAAAAGAGGATTTAGAAAAAATAAGCAAGGTATATATAGTAGCTTGTGGAACTGCATACAATGCAGGACTTGTAGGTAGATACGCTATAGAAAAATTTGCGCAGATTCCAGTTGAGCCAGATATAGCATCAGAATTTAGATATAGAGAGCCATTTATTGATCAAAACACTCTACTAATCGTAATCAGCCAGTCTGGAGAAACTCTAGATACTCTAGCTGCTATAAGAGAAGCTAAGAGAAAAGGTGCTAGAATACTTTCTGTTACAAACGTTGTAGGCTCATCAGTTGCGAGAGAATCAGATGATGTATTCTACACTTGGGCAGGACCTGAGATTGCTGTTGCATCTACTAAAGCGTACACTACTCAGATGACAGCACTTTACATGATAGCTCTTGATTTAGCTCTTACAAAAGGCACAATTACAGAAGAATTTTACTTTGATATGATAGAAAAAATGAAAGAGCTTCCAGCAAAGGTTGAAAAAATCCTTGAAAACTACGAAGATATCAAGCAAGTTGCAAAAGAAATCAAAGACAAGCACAGCGCTTTCTATCTGGGAAGAGGACTTGATTATCAAACTGCTATGGAAGGAGCTCTTAAGCTAAAAGAGATTTCATACATCCATACAGAAGCATTTGCAGCAGGAGAATTAAAGCATGGAACAATAGCTCTTATAGAAGAAGGCACTCCAGTAATCGCTATAGCTAGCCAAGAAAGACTATATGAAAAAATGCTTTCAAATATCCAAGAAGTAAAAGCTCGTGGAGCTTACGTAATAGCAATAGCTAATGAAAATAGAAAAGAAATCGAAGCTCAAGCTGATAGAGTAATCTATGTGCCAGAAGTAGATGATATACTAGCACCAGTGCTTACAGCAGTTCCAACTCAGCTGATTGCTTACTATACATCACTTATAAAAGGCAACGATGTAGATAAGCCAAGAAACCTTGCAAAATCAGTAACGGTTGAGTAA
- the glmM gene encoding phosphoglucosamine mutase, translating to MRKYFGTDGVRGIANKELTAELAYNLGRAGAFVLQKHSEHGSDRVKVVIGSDTRISKDILSMALSAGFMSMGADVIDAKVLPTPAVAYLTKHYKADIGAVISASHNPMEYNGIKFFNSKGFKLADEIELEIEKYLDDMSLLNEYPTHENIGKRMKVTNPEEAYIEFLKSCVSTDFKGMKVVIDTANGAAYKIAPEVFAQLGAEVVCIGCQPTGTNINANCGSTHTKNLEAMVVEHKADLGLAYDGDADRLIAIDEMGQIIDGDKIMLICANDMKAKNQLKKDTLVVTVMSNMGLHVAAKALGIKLAVTGVGDRYVLEEMVKEGYSLGGEQSGHMIFLDHITTGDGTLSSLLFAEIVKNSGKKASELSKIMEIYPQVLINAKVSNGNKHTYMENQEVADKIKLLEEKMDGQGRVLIRPSGTEPLVRVMLEGKDQNQIEVMARELADFIEIKLG from the coding sequence ATGAGAAAGTATTTTGGAACAGATGGAGTAAGAGGAATAGCCAACAAAGAACTTACAGCAGAACTAGCATATAATTTAGGAAGAGCAGGAGCCTTTGTGCTTCAAAAACACAGTGAGCATGGCTCAGATAGAGTAAAGGTAGTAATAGGAAGTGACACTCGTATATCAAAGGACATCTTATCTATGGCACTGAGCGCAGGATTTATGAGTATGGGAGCAGATGTAATAGATGCAAAAGTTCTACCTACGCCAGCAGTTGCATATCTTACAAAACACTACAAAGCTGATATAGGAGCTGTGATTTCAGCATCTCACAACCCTATGGAGTACAATGGAATTAAATTTTTTAACTCAAAAGGATTTAAGCTAGCTGATGAAATCGAGCTTGAAATTGAAAAATACTTAGATGACATGAGCCTACTAAATGAGTATCCTACTCATGAAAACATAGGAAAAAGAATGAAAGTAACTAATCCAGAGGAAGCGTATATCGAATTTCTGAAATCTTGTGTAAGCACAGATTTTAAGGGAATGAAGGTAGTAATAGATACTGCAAATGGAGCTGCATATAAAATCGCACCAGAAGTATTTGCTCAGCTAGGGGCTGAGGTAGTATGTATAGGATGCCAGCCTACAGGAACAAACATAAATGCAAATTGCGGTTCAACTCATACAAAGAACCTTGAGGCCATGGTAGTAGAACATAAAGCCGATTTAGGACTAGCCTATGACGGAGATGCAGATAGATTAATCGCAATAGATGAAATGGGACAAATCATAGACGGAGACAAAATAATGCTGATTTGTGCAAACGATATGAAAGCTAAAAATCAGCTTAAAAAAGACACCTTAGTAGTTACAGTAATGAGCAACATGGGACTTCATGTGGCGGCAAAAGCTTTAGGAATAAAGCTAGCAGTTACAGGAGTAGGCGATAGATATGTACTTGAAGAGATGGTGAAAGAGGGATATTCTCTAGGTGGAGAGCAGTCGGGTCATATGATATTTTTAGATCATATAACAACTGGTGATGGGACACTTAGCTCGTTGTTATTTGCAGAAATAGTAAAGAACAGCGGTAAAAAAGCATCAGAGCTTTCAAAAATAATGGAGATTTATCCTCAAGTGCTTATAAATGCAAAGGTAAGTAATGGAAACAAGCATACTTATATGGAAAACCAAGAGGTAGCAGATAAAATAAAACTGCTAGAAGAAAAAATGGATGGACAAGGAAGAGTCTTAATAAGACCTTCTGGAACAGAGCCTTTAGTTAGAGTTATGCTAGAAGGCAAAGACCAAAATCAAATTGAAGTAATGGCAAGAGAGCTTGCAGATTTTATTGAAATCAAATTAGGCTAA
- a CDS encoding HD-GYP domain-containing protein, protein MRFVPIEYIKENSILGDTIYSVDGVLLANEGIKLTARLLNKIKENQIFTLYITDEHSNSKINRLIHPNLRNKAMLIVKEIFLAAGYRDANGQLKSKSIYEYMSSLNSIVDEILLELASKKDIPLEYIDIKSVENYLYMSSLNCGILGALIAMDMNYNYEMTKNIFLAGIFHDIGMALIPPDIFQKKTEFATEEKMMIINHPKIGIEFLKDKHFLNAYVKQATLQHHEKLDGTGYPLRISGEEINTVSQIVGITDVYDAMTSDKPYRRATTPHEAIEYLMAGSGRLFDSNVVSVFTKKINPYPPGSLVKLSTGDIAVVDEVIKGLPLRPKLRLIKGTEGNYSYEPLDLTINHKIFIDSLVYNID, encoded by the coding sequence ATGAGATTCGTTCCTATAGAATATATAAAGGAAAATTCCATCCTCGGAGATACTATCTACTCTGTAGATGGAGTTTTATTAGCAAATGAAGGTATAAAATTAACTGCAAGGTTACTAAATAAAATTAAAGAAAACCAAATATTCACCCTCTATATTACGGATGAACATTCTAATTCAAAAATAAATAGATTAATTCATCCTAACCTTAGAAATAAAGCCATGCTTATAGTCAAAGAGATATTTTTGGCGGCTGGATATAGAGATGCAAACGGACAACTAAAATCAAAATCTATTTATGAATACATGAGTAGCTTGAACTCTATTGTTGATGAAATATTATTAGAACTGGCTTCTAAAAAAGATATTCCTCTAGAATATATAGACATCAAGAGCGTAGAAAACTACCTCTACATGTCTTCACTTAACTGCGGTATTCTAGGTGCACTTATAGCTATGGATATGAACTACAATTACGAAATGACAAAAAATATATTTTTAGCTGGGATATTCCATGATATAGGAATGGCTCTTATTCCACCAGATATTTTCCAAAAGAAAACTGAGTTTGCAACAGAAGAAAAAATGATGATAATCAATCATCCTAAAATAGGAATTGAATTTTTAAAGGATAAACATTTTCTAAATGCCTATGTAAAGCAAGCTACACTTCAGCATCATGAAAAGCTAGATGGAACAGGCTATCCTCTTAGAATATCTGGTGAAGAAATAAATACAGTTTCACAAATCGTTGGTATAACTGATGTATATGATGCTATGACCTCAGATAAGCCTTACCGCAGAGCAACTACCCCTCACGAAGCCATAGAATATCTCATGGCTGGTTCAGGGAGATTATTTGACAGTAACGTAGTTTCAGTATTTACTAAAAAAATCAATCCTTATCCACCAGGCTCCTTAGTTAAACTAAGCACAGGCGATATAGCAGTAGTCGACGAGGTAATAAAAGGACTGCCGCTTAGACCAAAGCTTAGATTAATCAAAGGAACCGAGGGAAATTATAGCTACGAACCACTAGATTTGACTATAAATCACAAGATTTTCATTGATAGTCTTGTATATAACATTGACTAG